A portion of the Halobacterium zhouii genome contains these proteins:
- a CDS encoding AMP-binding protein, whose translation MFTFPATLDRAKTLFPDAGISDGDTHQSYRETAQNAERLATTLCDRGIGDGDVVAVAAWNTPRFFELLYAVTGVGATIYPVNVNLPPEQIAHTVEKSGAETLVYGPDFAKLAAPFEGDAIPVDDLAMADEPTELDADPDDPAVILFTSGTTGMPKAVRYTHEKMVQGALSIAHQLTEYDSPASFSSEDTLFPGIPMYHLLSWGTTVYAPYLGADLVLAGRFDPEQLADAAASGDATWSCLVPTMATQVLETGRDVSELTVLTGGSVVKRGLTDRLREAGVSFATIYGGTDMLNVGITLWTEHACEEGYEYVRRATHPAPYVDVEIDEATGQEGMGEILVRSPWLPDGYFDAPAGEDDAFADGWFRTGDLGRKLPDGGLTVLDRLTDAIKSGGEWIPTGVLESVISEADAVENAAVLATDDEEWGERPVAVVVGDVTEDGLDAHLTSAAEAGRIESWWAPDDVTFVEEMPLTSTGKIQKSSLRDDLELA comes from the coding sequence ATGTTCACCTTCCCAGCGACCCTCGACCGGGCGAAGACGTTGTTCCCAGACGCGGGCATCAGCGACGGCGACACCCACCAGAGCTACCGAGAGACGGCCCAGAACGCCGAGCGACTCGCCACCACGCTCTGCGACCGTGGTATCGGCGACGGCGACGTCGTCGCGGTCGCCGCGTGGAACACGCCCCGATTCTTCGAACTCCTGTACGCGGTCACGGGCGTCGGCGCGACCATCTACCCCGTGAACGTGAACCTGCCGCCCGAGCAGATCGCACACACCGTCGAGAAGTCGGGCGCGGAAACACTCGTGTACGGGCCGGACTTCGCGAAACTCGCGGCGCCGTTCGAGGGCGACGCGATTCCCGTCGACGACCTCGCGATGGCCGACGAACCGACCGAACTCGACGCCGACCCGGACGACCCCGCGGTCATCCTGTTCACGTCGGGCACCACGGGGATGCCGAAAGCGGTCCGGTACACCCACGAGAAGATGGTACAGGGCGCGCTCAGCATCGCCCACCAGCTCACGGAGTACGACTCGCCCGCGTCGTTCTCTAGTGAGGACACGCTGTTCCCGGGGATTCCGATGTACCACTTGCTCTCGTGGGGGACGACGGTGTACGCGCCGTACCTCGGCGCTGACCTCGTGCTGGCGGGCCGGTTCGACCCCGAGCAACTGGCGGACGCGGCGGCGTCCGGGGACGCGACGTGGTCGTGTCTCGTGCCGACGATGGCGACACAGGTACTCGAAACGGGCCGGGACGTCTCCGAGTTGACCGTCCTCACCGGCGGGAGCGTCGTCAAGCGCGGGCTCACCGACCGACTGCGGGAGGCTGGGGTGTCGTTTGCGACCATCTACGGCGGCACGGACATGCTGAACGTCGGCATCACGCTCTGGACCGAACACGCCTGCGAGGAGGGCTACGAGTACGTCCGCCGGGCGACCCACCCGGCGCCCTACGTCGACGTCGAGATCGACGAGGCGACCGGCCAGGAGGGAATGGGCGAGATACTCGTGCGGTCGCCGTGGCTTCCCGACGGCTACTTCGACGCGCCCGCAGGCGAGGACGACGCGTTCGCCGACGGCTGGTTCCGCACCGGCGATCTCGGCCGGAAACTCCCGGACGGCGGACTGACCGTTCTCGACAGGCTCACGGATGCCATCAAGAGCGGCGGCGAGTGGATCCCGACGGGTGTCCTCGAGTCGGTCATCTCGGAGGCAGACGCCGTCGAGAACGCGGCGGTGCTGGCGACGGACGACGAGGAGTGGGGCGAACGCCCGGTCGCCGTCGTCGTCGGTGACGTGACCGAGGACGGCCTGGACGCGCATCTGACGAGCGCCGCCGAGGCGGGCCGCATCGAGTCGTGGTGGGCGCCCGACGACGTCACGTTCGTCGAGGAGATGCCGCTCACGAGCACGGGGAAGATACAGAAATCGTCACTGCGCGACGACCTGGAACTCGCATGA